The following nucleotide sequence is from Paraburkholderia flava.
CTGACGTCGAAGGGCGCGAGCGGCGTGACCGGTGCTGGCTTCATCACGCTGGCGGCAACGCTCGCCGTGGTGCCGACGATTCCGTTGTCGGGCATGGTGCTGATTCTCGGCATCGACCGCTTCATGAGCGAATGCCGCGCGCTGACGAACATCGTCGGCAACGGTGTCGCGACGGTCGTCGTGTCCGCATGGGAGAAGGAACTCGACCATGCGCGGTTGCGTTCGGTGCTGCGCGGCGACGTGCAGGTCAACGAAACGGCCGGCGCCTGACGCGATGAGTACCATGGGACGGCACGGGCCCACGGCGCCCGGGCCGTCCCGCCCACCTGCCCGTACGGGCGGCGCGGGCGACACGGACGGCGCAGGTGCGGTGTCGGGCTATGCCACAATGGTTGACTTCCATCGACCGGACACCGCCACCGTGACGCGCCGCCTGCTGATTTTCTTCGTGCTCGTCGCCGGGCTCGTGGCGGCGAGTGCGCTCACGTGGAATATCACGTGGCAGCGCGGTATCGACAGTCTGCGGCGCAACGCCGCCGTGCGCGCCGACCGCACCACCAACGCGCTCAAGAACACACTGGAGCGCTACGAATCGCTGCCCTACCTGCTCGCCGAACATCCGTTCGTGCAGGACGTGCTCGCCGAGCCGAACCCGCAGCGCGTCGATCGCGCGAACCGCTATCTCGAAGACCTGAATCGCCACGCGCGTGCGACGGTGGCCTACATCATCAAGGCGGACGGTATCTGCGTCGCGGCGAGCAACTGGGACGACGCGGAAAGCTTCGTCGGCGTCGAGTATCGCTTCCGTCCATATTTCGTCGATGCGGTGAAGGGCGGTGTCGGACGCTTTTTCGGCATCGGCACGATCTCGCACGATCCCGGCTACTACATCTCGCAACCGGTCTATCGCGACGGCAAGATCGTCGGCGTCGCGGTCGTGAAGCTGAATCTCGAATGGTTTCAGGGCGCCGATGCGGCCGAGCCGCTGATCGTCACCGACGATCACGGCGTCGTGTTTTTGTCGTCGGTGTCTGCATGGAAATATCACACGGTGCGGCCGCTGTCGGGGCCGGTCGCCGAGTCGATTTACCAGACGCGGCAGTACGCACAGCAGCAGATCGCGCCGCTGCCGGTGACGATCGAGCGCACGCTCGAAGGCAACGCGCAGATCGTGCGCGTCGGCGGCGGCCGTTATGCGCCGCGCTATCTTGCGTCGCGTCGTGCGCTCGGTGGACCCGACTGGCATCTGATCACGATGGCATCCGTCGATCAGGTCGACCGCGATGCGCGCAACGCGACTATCGTGACTGCTTTTGGCTATGTGTCGCTGTGCCTGTTCGCGTTCTACTGGCGGATGCGCCGGGCGCGCGTGCGCGAGATGATCCGCAGTCGCGCGCTGCTGCAGAAGGCGTACGCGGAACTGAATCAGCGTGTCGCCGAGCGCACTGCGGATCTGTCTCAGGCCAACGAGCAACTGACGAAAGAGGTCGGCGAGCGCACGCGCGCAGAGCAGGAACTGCGCGCCGCGCACGACGAACTCGTGCAGGCGAGCAAGCTCGCCGCGCTCGGTCAGATGGCGGCGGGTATCACGCACGAATTGAATCAGCCGCTCGCGGCGCTGCGCGGCTTCTCCGACAACACGCGCGTGCTGCTCGAACGCGGCGATCATGCGTCGGCGCGCGAGAACCTCGAAGCGATCGCCGCGCTCACCGAGCGGATGGGCAAGATCACGAACCAGTTGAAGCTGTTCGTCGGACGTGCGCGGCCGCGCAGTGCGCGTGCACCGGTGACGCGTGCGTTGCGTAACGTTCTGGCGCTGCTGCAGAAGCGCCTGCAGGGCGTCGCGATTCAGATCGTTGCCGTCGATGCACAGACGCGAACTCGCACACCGTTCGACATCCACGACGACAGCGCACAACTGGTCGCGCATTGCGACGATCTGCGGCTCGAACAGGTGCTGATCAATCTGCTCGGCAACGCGCTCGATGCAACGGCCGGCATACCGTCGCCGCGTATCTCGATCGAGATCGATGCGTCGGACAGCACGCTGTCGATTGCAGTGCGCGACAACGGACCGGGCATTCCCGACGACGTACTGCCGCGTCTGTTCGAACCTTTCTTCACGACGAAGGAGATGGGGCAGGGGCTGGGCCTCGGGCTCGCGATTTCGTCGTCGATCGCGCGCGACTGCGGCGGTTCGCTGACCGCGCGCAATGCGTCGGACAGCGGCGGTGCTGTTTTCGTGCTGACGCTGCGCCGCGCGCGGGCGACAGCCACCGACCCGCTTGTCGCGGGCTCCTGATTTCGGGTGACAACGATCATGGTCAACAACGGTCTGCAGGTGCTGTACGTCGAAGACGACGAACTCGTGCGGCGCGCCAGTGTGCAGAGTTTGCAGCTGGCTGGCTTCGATGTCGTCGGGCATGCGTCCGCGGAAAGCGCGGCGCGCACGATCGGGCCGGACTTCGCGGGCGTGGTCGTCAGCGATATCCGCCTGCCGGGCGCGAGCGGGCTCGATCTGCTCGCGCAGTGCCGTGAACGTGCGCCCGACGTGCCGGTGATTCTCGTCACCGGCCACGGCGATATCTCGATGGCCGTGCAGGCGATGCGCGACGGCGCGTACGACTTCATCGAAAAGCCGTTCGCGTCCGAGCGGCTGATCGAAACGGTGCGACGCGCGCTCGAACGCCGCAAGCTCGTGCTGGAAAACCTCGCGCTGCGCCGCGAACTCGCCGGACAGAGTTCGGTGGCGCCACGCATCATTGGTCGCAGTCCGGCGATCGAACAGGTGCGGCGGCTGATCGCGAACGTCGCGCCGACCGATGCGTCGGTGCTGATCAACGGCGATACGGGCGCGGGCAAGGAACTGATCGCGCGCAGTCTGCACGAACTGTCGCCGCGTCGCGATAAACCGTTTATCGCGGTCAATTGCGGCGCGATGCCGGAGACGATGTTCGAGTCGGAGATGTTCGGCTACGAGCCTGGTGCTTTCACCGGTGCGGCGAAACGCCGCATCGGCAGGCTCGAGCATGCGTCCGGCGGCACGCTGTTTCTCGACGAGATCGAGAGCATGCCGCTCGCGCTGCAGGTGAAGTTGCTGCGCGTGCTGCAGGATGGCGTGCTGGAGCGGCTCGGTTCGAATCAGCCGATCCGCGTGAACTGCCGGATCGTGGCCGCCGCGAAGGGCGACATGACGGATCACGTCGCGGCCGGCACGTTCCGGCGCGACCTGTTGTACCGGCTGAACGTCGTGACGATCGCGCTGCCACCGCTGGCCGAGCGTCGCGAGGACATTGTGCCGCTGTTCGAACATTTCCTGCTCGATGCAGCCGTTCGCTACGACCGGCCCGCACCGCTGCTCACCGACCGGCAACGGACTGCGCTGATGCAGCGCGACTGGCCGGGCAACGTGCGCGAGCTGCGCAATGCGGCGGATCGTCTGGTGCTCGGCGTGCCCGACGAACAGGCGACCGCG
It contains:
- a CDS encoding ATP-binding protein, translating into MGRHGPTAPGPSRPPARTGGAGDTDGAGAVSGYATMVDFHRPDTATVTRRLLIFFVLVAGLVAASALTWNITWQRGIDSLRRNAAVRADRTTNALKNTLERYESLPYLLAEHPFVQDVLAEPNPQRVDRANRYLEDLNRHARATVAYIIKADGICVAASNWDDAESFVGVEYRFRPYFVDAVKGGVGRFFGIGTISHDPGYYISQPVYRDGKIVGVAVVKLNLEWFQGADAAEPLIVTDDHGVVFLSSVSAWKYHTVRPLSGPVAESIYQTRQYAQQQIAPLPVTIERTLEGNAQIVRVGGGRYAPRYLASRRALGGPDWHLITMASVDQVDRDARNATIVTAFGYVSLCLFAFYWRMRRARVREMIRSRALLQKAYAELNQRVAERTADLSQANEQLTKEVGERTRAEQELRAAHDELVQASKLAALGQMAAGITHELNQPLAALRGFSDNTRVLLERGDHASARENLEAIAALTERMGKITNQLKLFVGRARPRSARAPVTRALRNVLALLQKRLQGVAIQIVAVDAQTRTRTPFDIHDDSAQLVAHCDDLRLEQVLINLLGNALDATAGIPSPRISIEIDASDSTLSIAVRDNGPGIPDDVLPRLFEPFFTTKEMGQGLGLGLAISSSIARDCGGSLTARNASDSGGAVFVLTLRRARATATDPLVAGS
- a CDS encoding sigma-54-dependent transcriptional regulator, giving the protein MVNNGLQVLYVEDDELVRRASVQSLQLAGFDVVGHASAESAARTIGPDFAGVVVSDIRLPGASGLDLLAQCRERAPDVPVILVTGHGDISMAVQAMRDGAYDFIEKPFASERLIETVRRALERRKLVLENLALRRELAGQSSVAPRIIGRSPAIEQVRRLIANVAPTDASVLINGDTGAGKELIARSLHELSPRRDKPFIAVNCGAMPETMFESEMFGYEPGAFTGAAKRRIGRLEHASGGTLFLDEIESMPLALQVKLLRVLQDGVLERLGSNQPIRVNCRIVAAAKGDMTDHVAAGTFRRDLLYRLNVVTIALPPLAERREDIVPLFEHFLLDAAVRYDRPAPLLTDRQRTALMQRDWPGNVRELRNAADRLVLGVPDEQATAMPEHDAPQPLKERVEQFERAMIAEALDQAGGAVAVAADRLQLGKATLYEKIKRYGLAARGDGER